CTTCGCCGGCGGCAACCTCAACGACCTGATTGCGGCGCGGCCCGAGGACGCCCCGGTGTTCACGGTGAACGTCGACAACATCAAGAGGCAGTTGCGCCGCCTGGAGACCCTGGGCAGACCGGTGGTCGCGGCCATCAACGGCGCGGCCCTCGGCGGCGGCTACGAGATCACCCTGGCCTGCCACCACCGCATCGCACTTGACGCGCGGGGCAGCCAGATCGGCCTGCCCGAGGTCAGCCTGGGCCTGCTGCCCGGCGCCGGCGGCGTCACCCGCACGGTGCGCCTGCTCGGCATCCAGGACGCGCTGCTGAACGTCTTGCTGCAGGGCCAGCGTTACAACCCGAAGGACGCCCTGGCCAAGGGCCTGGTGCACGCGGTGGTCGACACCCCGGACGCGCTGCTGGCCGACGCGAAGGCCTGGATCAAGGCCAACCCGAACGCCACCGCGCCGTGGGACGTCAAGGGCTACAAGATCCCCGGCGGTTCGCCGTCGACCCCGGCGTTCGCGGCGAACCTACCCGCGTTCCCGGCCAACCTGCGCAAGCAGATCAAGGGCGCCCCGATGCCCGCCCCGCGCAACATCATGGCCGCGGCAGTCGAGGGCGCGCAGGTCGACATCGACTCGGCGTTCAAGATCGAGACGCGCTACCTGGTCGACCTGGCGATCGGCCAGGTCTCGAAGAACATGATCAAGGCGTTCTTCTTCGACATGCAGTTCGTGAACTCCGGCGGTAGCCGGCCGGCCGGCTACGAGACCTACACGGCCAAGAAGGCCGCCGTCCTCGGAGCCGGGATGATGGGCGCAGGCATCGCCTACGTGTGCGCGAAGGCCGGGATCGACGTCGTGCTCAAGGACGTCAGCCTGGAAGCGGCGACCAAGGGCAAGGCGTACTCCGAGGGCCTGGTCAAGAAGGCCGTCTCGCGCGGGAAGATGACCCAGGAAGCCGCCGACGCGCTGCTGGCCCGGATCACGCCGACCGAGACCGCCGAGGACGTCGCCGGGGCCGACCTGGTCATCGAGGCGGTGTTCGAGAGCCCGGAGCTCAAGCACAAGGTCTACAGCGAGATCGAGCACCTGGTGGCCCCGGACGCCCTGCTCGGCTCGAACACCTCCAGCCTGCCGATCACCGGCCTGGCTGAGGGCGTGCAGCGGTCCGAGGACTTCATCGGCCTGCACTTCTTCTCCCCCGTGGACAAGATGCCGCTGCTGGAGATCATCTCCGGCAAGCGGACCTCGGAGGCCACCCTGGCGCGGGCCTTCGACATCGCCAAGCAGATCCGCAAGACGCCGATCCTGGTAAACGACTCCCCCGGCTTCTTCACCAGCCGGGTGATCTCTACGTTCATCAACGAGTGCCTGGCGATGGTCGGCGAGGGCATCGACCCGCAGACCATCGAGCAGGCGTGCACCCAGGCCGGCTACCCGGTCGGCGCGCTGGCGCTGATGGACGAGCTGAACATGAAGCTGATGCGCCACATCCGCCAGGAGACCCAGCGCGCCGTCGGCGCGGCCGGCTGGGCGAATCACCCCGCCGACGCGGTCGTCGACCGGATGATCGACGAGTTCAACCGGCCCGGCCGCAAGGAAGGCGCCGGGTTCTACGAGTACGTCGACGGCAAGAAGGCCGGGCTGTGGGCGGGGCTGCGTGAGCACTTCGGCAACGACGACCTGATGCCGACCCTCGGCACCCCGGGGCTGATCGAGCTGCAGGAGCGGATGCTGTTCGTCGAGTCGCTGGAGACCATCCGGTGCTTCGACGAGGGCGTGCTGCGCTCGGTCGAGGAGGCCAACATCGGTTCGATCCTGGGCATCGGCTTCCCGCCGTGGACCGGTGGTGTCGTGCAGTACATCGCCGGCTACGAGGGTGGCCCGCTCGGGTTCGTCGACCGGGCCCAGGAGTTGGCCGCCAAGTACGGCGACCGGTTCAGCCCGCCCGCCTCGCTGGTGACCGCGGCCAAGCAGGGCAAGGTCCTGCCGGGCTGACCGAGGCCTGGCCCGCGCACACTCCGCAGCGTCCGGCGAACCCCCGGCTATAGCCTCGGGTTCGCCGGACGCACGCATGTCGAGAGGTAGTCATGAGCGAGCTTGCGAGCGAATCAATGAACACAGCGCGACCGTGTTCCCTGCGGTCAACAGGCTCAATCGGCTCGGGAGCCAGAGCGAAAAGCGTGCTCTGCTCCGCTCGCCTCAATCGCCTGTCCCTCATGACGCCGCCGAGGAACGAGGCGGCGGCATGAGCGATGAACCCCTGGTCCTGTCGACGAGCGCGGGCGGCATCGCGACGCTGACCCTGAACTCGCCGGCCAACCGCAATGCGCTGTCCACCGCGATGCTTACCGCGCTGACCGACGCGCTGGACGCCGCCGAGGCCGACGCCTCCACCCGGGTCGTGGTGCTGACCCACAACGGACCGGTGTTCAGCGCCGGCATGGATCTCAAGGAAGCGGTCGCGCTGGGTCTGGAGAAGGTTTCCGGGATCCTGCTGGGGATGCTGCGACGCATCGCCGCGCTGTCCAAGCCGGTGGTCGTCAAGCTGGCCGGGCCGGCCCGGGCCGGCGGCCTGGGCATCATCGGCGCCGCCGACGTCGTCATCGCCGCCGCCGACATCACCTTCGCCTTCACCGAGGCCCGCATCGGCGTCGCGCCCGCGATCATCTCGCTGACCGTGCTGCCCCGGATGGAGCCGCGGACCGCCCACCGGTGGATGCTCTCCGGTGAGACCTTCGACGCCACCGCCGCGGCGAACGCCGGCCTGATCTCGGCGGCCGTGCCCGCAGCCGAACTCGACGCGGCCGTACAGCACGTGCTGAGCGAGCTCCTGCTCGCCTCCCCGCAGGGGTTGGCGCAGACCAAGAAGCTGCTCGGCCAGGAGATCGTGGAGCTGTTGGACCGCGACGGCGAGGACATCGCCCGGCTGTCCGCGAGCTTGTTCGCCTCCGAGGAGGCCAAGGAGGGCATGACCGCCTTCCTGGAGAAGCGCAAGCCCCGCTGGCAGACCTGACGCTCCCGCCGGACCCCGCGCGCCCACCACCGCCACCACCGCCACCGCCACCGCACTTCTGCTGCCTGTCCCACCTATCGCGGGCGCGCGATACGTGGGACAGGCAGCAGAAGTCGCGTGGTTGGTTCGGGGGCCTAGGCCGAGGTCTCAGCCTTGGGCGCAGTTGCTGGGCGCCGGGACGCCGTTGAAGCGGGCGGCGATCCAGTCCAGGGCGTCGAACGAGCCGGACCCAGCCACCCACAGGTGCTCGCCCGGGTACTCGTGGTAGTCCACGGCCAACCCATGCCGGCAGTAGTCGGCCACCAGGTTGTGGACGTCGGCCAGCGGGAGCAGTTCGTCGTTGGTCGCCTCGTAGATGTGCATCGGCTCGGCCGGGATGCGGCGGCCCAGGTTGTTGGCGTCCAGGACGGCGCGCACCCGCGGCAGGGCCAGCGGGTCGGGAACCTTCGAGTAGTCGGCGAGCTTCTTGAAGGAGTACTGGGCGGCGAACTGCTCGACGCACTCACTCGCCACGGCCGCGGCGGCCTGCCTACCGGCGTCGGTGAGGATCTGATCCAGCTTCAGCTGCGGGTAGGCCCGGTTCAGGCCGACCGCAGCGGCCAGGAGCAGCCCGGACCCGTAAGTGCCGTCGAGCATGCGGGCGGTGTGCTCGAGGTTGGCCGGCACCCCGCCGGCCGCCGTGCCGACCAGGTTGACGTCGGGGGCGTAGCTCTTCGCCAACTCAGCCGCCCAGGTCGAGGCCAGGCCGCCCTCGGAGTAGCCCCAGATCGCCGTCTTGGCCTTCGGGCTCAGCCCGAGGTCGGGCAGGTGCAGCGCGGCCCGCGCCCCGTCAAGAACGGCATGGCCCGTGGTCGGACCGGAGGCGTAGGTGTGCGGGCCCGGGGTGCCCAGGCCCTCGTAGTCGGTCACCATCACCGCGTACCCGCGGGCGATGGCCGAAGCCATCAGCGGCTCCTCCGGGTCCATGCCCAGCCGCAGCAGGTAGGAGGGCGCGCAGGTCGGGCCGAGTCCGTGGGTGCCGATGTTGTAGACGACCAGCGGCCGGTCGACGTCCGCGCGGCCGTCCTGCAGGACCCCGACGGTCCCCGACACGGCGTCCGGCCGGCCCTGAGTGTCGGTCGAGCGGTAGAGCACTTGGTAGGTGCGCACCGGCATCGGCAGGCCGAGCCCGCGGACGACGACCGGGCGCGAGCGCAGGATCGTGCCGGGCGCGACGTCCGGGATCGGGCTCGGCGGGGTGTAGAACGCGTCGTCGCTGGGCGAGACGGGATAGCCGGAGCCGTCCGGGTAGTTGGTCGGGCCGGCGGCTGAGGCTGCCGGGACACCGAGCGCGACCACGAGGGTCGCGGCGACGGAGGTTGCCAGGAATCGGCGAAGAGTCGTGATTGTCCCCATACCCGACAGCATCTTACCGCCGGTAAGAAACGTCAAGCATTTGCTGTCGTCGACCGTAAACCACGCCTGTCGGCGGTTATTTCGGCCGACAGGCGGGGACGAAGGTCGACGACTGCAAGGCCGGTAGGGCGGTAGGGCTCAAGGCGGTACGGCACAGGGCGGAGGGCGCGTTCCGACCGGCGGAGGCGCCTCAGGCGCGCGCGGCGATGCGGGCGGCGCGGGCGTCGCGGCGCTCGGCGAAGCGGGTCGCCGAGGAGTCGAGCTCGGCGAGGATCGCGTCCAGCTCATCGCGGGCCCTCTCGCCCTCGGGGCCGAACGACCGCTCCCAGACGTTCCAGAAGCGCAGGACCGGGAGCAGGACGTTGTCGCGGTGCTGCCGGATGTCGTAGATCCCGGCCAGCGCGATCTCCAGGGCCTTGCGCTGGAAGCCGGGCAGGTCGTAGCCGGGCATCTGGAACTTGCGCACGACGTCGGTGATGGCGCGCATCGTGCTGTCCGGTGCGATCTCCAGCGACGCCTCGAGCAGCCGTCGGTAGAAGACCATGTGCAGGTTCTCGTCGGTCGCGATGCGGGAAAACAGCGCCTCGCCGATCGGGTCGCCGGTGGCCTTGCCGACGTTGCGGTGCGAGACCCGGGTGGCCAGCTCCTGGAAGGACACATAGGCGACCGAGGCGATCGCGTCGCCCGGGTTGTCGTTGGTGAAGCCGTCGGACATGTGGACCATGCGCTCGCGCTCCAGCGCGACGGGGTCGCAGGCACGAGTCACCAGCAGATAGTCGCGGATCGCCTGTCCGTGCCGACCCTCCTCCGCGGTCCACCGATGCACCCAGGCGCCCCAGGCGCGGTCGCGACCGAACAGCGTGGCGATCTCGAAGTGGTAGCTGGGGAGGTTGTCCTCGGTCAGCAGGTTGACAGCCAGCGCGGTGGCCACCGCGGGGTCGACCTTCGACTGCTCGCGGTTCCAGGCCTCGCCGCCCAGCGGGCCGTCGTAGGTGCGACCTTCGCCCCACGGGATGTACTCGTGCGGCATCCACTCCTTGGCCTGGGCCAGGTGACGTGCCAGCTCGGCCTCCACCACCGACTCGAGCTCGGTGAGGATCTCGATCTGCGTGAGTTCTGTCGTGGTCACGACGCTCCCTGATTGCCGTTCTGCTTGCCGTTGTGCCCGGGCCGCCGGCGTCCGACCTGCCCGACACTGCGTGCTCTGCCAACTAGGTTACGCAACCGTAGGTTACGCGGGAACCGGTGGCCGGGTGAAGCTCCTCACCCGCCGAGCGCCAAGCGGCGCGACGGCATTACCGAAGGCTGCGAATACTGAACTGGATGGCGCTGCGTCCCCACCCGTGCACACACCGCGACGAAATTGAGCGAACGTCTCATGCGGCTGGAAAACCTGGTAAATGAACGTCAGCGAGGCGGGTGCAAATCGGTCGTTTGACGGGACGATCTCACCCATGCGAACTGAGCCGAGCCGCGCGGGCGGCACCTCGGTGGCCACGATCGAGGTCCTCGGCGCCGACAGGCGACTGAATCGGTCCTCCGTTCTGCTTGCGGGCATTGCAGTGCTGTGCGCGATCGCCACCATCACCTTCGGAATCTGGATGGCCGGGTACACACAAAGCCTGTACCACTGAGCGCCTGTACCACTGAGCGCCGGGCCTGCGGTCAGAGCAGGTCGAGGGAACTGATCAACCATTTCCCATTGTGTTTCTCCAGCCCCATCTTCATCCGACTTCGGTCGACGCGTGGGGCAGTGGAATTCGTGTTCGTGACTGTTTGATCTACGAACAACAACACCGTTGCATGACTTGTGTCGCTGGCGACAACAGCAGTCTCAAGAACCTTCCCGGATGCCGTCGCCTTGAACTTCGCGATCAGGTCGCGCAGGGAGGCACTGGCCGCGGTGTACTCGGAGCGGAAGGACCCGGTCGACTCGTCGAGCACCTTCTGGAACTCCGCGTCGAGGTGCGAGAAGTCGTAGGTGGTCAGGTCGACCGCGTAGTTGGTCGCGGTGACGATCGCCTGCCGGCGCGCGTCGTCGTCCGCGTGCTCGTCACGTAGCCGCAACGTTTGCAGGACGGTAAGCACGACCGCCGCCACTCCGACGGCCGCCGCCGCCGGCACCACCAGCCGACGCCAGGGCACCCGGCGACCCGGCTTGGCCGGCTCCGCCGCCGACGGCGTGGGCTCGGCCGGCGGGGCCGGGCTCGATGCGTGCGGGGCCTCGGCAGCCGGGCTCGCCTCCGGTCCGGCCGGGGACTGGTGCGGGACCGCCGGACCGCCACCGGAATTCGACTCGCTCACCGGCGGACCGTCCATTCCCGGTGCGGGTCGAAGGTGGCCGTCACTGTGACATCGGTTCGCTCGCTGCGCTCGTTCATGCGCCTCCTTGGGGGAGGATTCTGCCTCGCCCGCGCCTCAACCGCGCAACGCCGCTCGCGTCACTGGCGCAGCAACGCCAGCAGCAGCGCCAGCACGGCGGCCTCGGTGCCGGCGCCGCGGACGGTGGCCAGGTTCAGTCGTGAGCCGTTCGGCAGCGCCACCATGTCGGTGCTCGGGTCGTAGGAAGCCACGGCGGTCGAGCCGGTGACGTCCGGGCCCAGGTTCGCCCCGGGGCCGGACGGCGAGGGCCGCGGCGCGTTCTGGGCCCCGCGCGCCGCCACGCCAGGGGTGGTCTTGTCGGTGCACACCCGGTTCAGGTCCGCCGGGTGCCGGGTGGCGTCCACCGGGGTGCGCCGCGGCGTCCCGTAGTTGCAGGTCGGGTTTCCGGTCAGGTGCAACTCCGTCATGAAGTTGCCGTCCTTGACGGTGGTCCGCAGCCCCGCGGTGGCCTGCGGGAACGCGATCAGCAGCGCGTTGAGCGCGGGGATCCGGGCCGCGATCAGGCTGCCCGGGGTGACCAGGTTGCCCAGCAGCGTGGAGATCGGGTTGGTCAACTGGGTGACGAAGCTGTCGAGGTCGCCGACGAAGCCGGGGCCCGAGGCCAGCAGCTTGTCGATCGTTGGGTCGGTGGCCGCCAGCTGCTCGGTCAGCCCGCGCAGTGCCGTGTTGAACTTCGCGAACTCCCCCGACAGGTCGTTGCCGGTGTCCACATCGGTCTTGCCGTTGTTCAGCACGTTGTTCAGCGACGGCAGGTCCTGCTGGGCCGCGGCCAGGATCTTGTCGGAGTTCTCGATGATCCCGGCCATCGCCGGCCCGGTCCCGCTCAGCGCCGTCGCCAGTTCGCTGACCACGGTGTTCAGATCAGCGGTGTCGAACTGGTCGAGCAGGCGCGACACGTCGCGGATCACGACCGGGACCGTGAGCGGGACGCTCGTGCGGTCCTGGGTGATCACGCTGCCGTCGTGCAGCATCGGCCCGGTGGCCACCCGCGGTCGCAGGTCGACGAACTGCTCACCGGCCGGTGAAAGGTCGGCGACCACCGCGTCGAGGTCGGCCGGGATCTTCGTGCCCTCGTCGATCCGCAGCGCCGCGACGACACCGTTGGGCACCAGCTTCAGCGAGGTGACCTGCCCGACGAGCTTGCCGCGGTAGGTGACCTCCGAACGCGGGTACAGGCCGCCGGAGGTGCCCAGCTGCATGCTCACGCCGAACGGGTGCCGGGCCAGTTGCAGGCGCAGGATGTTGAAGCCGACGTGGTAGACGCCGACGACCAGCACCAGCGCGACGGCCAGGTTCGCCAGTAGGTTCCCGCGCCGACGCAGGAAGGTCATCATCGCCGCCCCCGCATCATCTGATGCAGGCTCAGATCCGGCCCGGCGGTGCCGACGCCGATCGCGGACGGCGAGAACTGGGCGTCGCCGGACAGGTAGTCGCCGGGCGTGGCCTTGTCGAAGAATTTCCCGAACGTCACCAGCTGGCTCAACGTCGGGCCGATGTCCTTCGAGACCGAGATCAGCGCGTCCAGGACCGGTTGGGCGGACTTGAGCGCGGAGATGATGTCGGCGCTGGTGGCCTTGACCACCCGGTCGCCGACCTTGCCGAGTTGGGCCAGCTGGGACAACAGCTTGCTGAACTTGTCGGTCTGGTCGGCCAGCAGCTTGGCCGCGGGCGCGGCGTCGCGCAACGCCGCGTCCAGGGTCGCCTTCCGGTTGACCAGCGTGCCGGCCAGGCTGTCGAGGGCTACCAGCGTCTTGTCGATGTCGGCGCTGCGCGAGTCCAAGGCGCTCAACGTGTCGTTCAGCGACTTCAACAGCGCACGCGGGTCGCCGTGGTCGCCCTGGATCACCTTCTGCAGTTCGACCGCGATCGTCCGCAGTTGGCCCAGGCCACCTCCGGTGATCAGCACCGAGGCCGCCGCGAGCATGTCCTCGACGCTGGCAGCAGTGTTGGTCGCCGCGGTCGCGAGCACCGCGCCGTCGGTGAGCTGGTGCGGACCCTTGCCCGGGTCGATGTCGACGAAACCCTCACCCAGCGGGGTGGTCAGGCGCAGCTGGGCGGTGGCCGCATCGGTGATCACGACCTTGCGCGGGATCCGCATCCGCACGTCGGCGACGAAGTTGTGGGTGCTGATGTTCTCCACCCGACCGACCTCGACGCCCCCGACCCGGACGTGCGCGCCGTCGGGCAGGTTCAGCGCGTCGGCGAACTGGGCGGTGATCTCGTAGGTGTCGCCGGAGACTCCTCCGCCGGGCCGAGGCAGGTCGAATATGGTCGGCCCGCACCCGGCCAAGGTGGTCAGCGCCACTCCGCCGGCCAGCAGGCCTGCCCGGTTCATCGGTGCGCCTTCGTTGGCAGGTGACCGGTCGGCATCAGCTGAGACTGTGACATGGATTCACTCGCAAGCTCGCTCATCGGTGCGGCCAGGACGCGGAGAACGACCCGATCGGCTTGCCCGCGTTGGCGCACAGGAACGGCCCGAAGCTGTCGCAGAACTGCTGCGCCACCACGGGGTTGAGGATGTTGGCCGCGGCCGAGGCATTCGCCCGCATCCGATGGTCGGCCGGGTTGATCGCCTGCGCCAGGTTCTGGAACGTCAACGGCAGCACGTCGAGCGCCTCGGTCAACGCGCCCTTGTGCGCGTTGATCACCGAGAGCACGTTGCTCAGGTCGCCGACGGTGGTGCCGAACGCGGCCTGATTGCTCTTCACGAACGACGAAACCTCACCGAGCGCAGTGGCCAGCGCGGAGACGGTGTCGTTGAGGTTCTTGCCGTTGTCGGAGAGCAGCTGGGTTGCGGCGGTGACGTTCTTGGCGAACTGACGGACCGTCGTATCGTTCTGGGCGAAGGCTGCGGTGAGCCCGTCCAGACTGTGGATCAGCCCGGAGATGTTCACGCTGTTCTCGGCCAACGTGCCCAACGCGGCCGAGAGGCCCTGGATGCTCTGGTGGATCGCGGAGCCGTTGCCCTTGAGGTTGGTGGCGCCCACGTGCAGCGCGTCGCGGATCGCGGCAACCGTCGCCTGGTCGCCGTTCAGGCTGTTCGACAACGTGTCCAGCGAGCGCACGATCCGGTCGAACTCGACCGGGGTCCGGGTACGGGCCAGCGGGATCTCGGTGCCCGAGGTCAGGGTCGGCCCGGAGGTCCAGGCCGGGGTCAGTTCCACGTACCGGTCGGTGATGACGCTGGGCGGGATGATCAGCGCCTGCGCGCCGGCCGGGATCTTGAAGTCGCTCGGGACGCTCATCCGGACCAGCACCGAGGTGCCCTGCGGCTTGACGTCGGTGACCCGGCCGATCGGCACGCCGAGCACATCGACCCGGTTGCCCGGGAACAGACCGACGGACTCGGTGAACCGGGCCGAGATCGTCATGGTGTCCGAGACGAACGGCAGGCACGCGGTCGTGCCCAGGCACAGTCCGGCCACGGTCAGGGCGCTCGCGGCAACCCGCTGACGGCGCGTCATTTCTTGCCCGCATTCGGGACGCACTTCTGCTGCGGCCCGCAGAGCATGGAGTCCGGGAAGATCGCGTCCGGGCCGTTGATGTCGAGGTAGGGCCCGTTACCTGCGCTGTTGGCGAAGTAGCGGCCGGCCGGGCCGAGCAGGATCCCGATCTGGTTCAGCGCCGCGTCGTTGTTCTTCAGCACCTCCAGGACCACGTTCAGGTGGGCGAGCATCGGCCCGATCGTCGCCTTGTTGTCCCGCACCAGGCCGGTCAGTTGCACGGCCAGGTCGCGGGATTCGGTCAACAGCGCGGTGATCGCGGCCCGGCGCTTGGCGACCGCGTCGAGGATCAGGCTGGCCTGCTTCATCAGGTCGACGAGGGTGTCGCGGTTGAGGTTGAGGTTTGCCGTGACCGCGTCGGCGTCCTTGATCAGTGTGTCCAGTTCGCCGCGCCGCTTGACCACGACATCGGACAGGCGGGCGATGTTCGCGAAGGCCTGACCGGTCAGCGCCGGGGTGTTGCGGAAGTCGTCGGCGAGCACCTTCAACGCGGCCTGCAGTTTCGCGCCGTCCAACTTCTCCAGCGCGGTGCCGCCGGCCGCGACGATGTCCTGGACCTCGAACGGCACGGTCGTGTTGGCCAACGGGATCGTGTGCTTGGGCAGGGTGCCGGTACCGGCCGGGCTCAACGACAGGAAGTGGTTGCCCAGCAGGGTGGCGACCTTCACCTCGGCGGTCGTGGCGCTGCCCAGGTGCACGTTCTTGTCGATTCGGAGGTCGGCCAGCACGATCGCCCGGGTCACCCGCAGGTCGGAGACCTTGCCGACCGGGACCCCGGCGACCCGGACCTCGTCGCCGGTGGTCAGGCCGCCGGCCTCGGGCAGTTCGGCGTGGTAGGTCGATTTGCCCAGCGCGAATCCGGAGGGCACGAACAGCGCTGCGACCATCGCGACCACGATCGCGACCGTGATCGCCCCGATGGACCGAGCGCTGAGCGAGGCCAGGAACCTACGCACTCTCGTCACTTGCACACCGCCGAGTTCGAGCCGCTCGCGGCGAACTGCTGCGGCTTGCTGCCCGCGAACGTGTAGTACACGTTGCAGAGGTAGAGGTTGGTCCAGGACCCGTACTGCATGATCCGGGTGAACGAGGACAGCGCGACCGGCAGGCCCTGCACGGCCTGCCCGAACGCGGTCGCCGACGCGGCGTAGGTGCCCGCGACCGAGTCCAGGCGAGTCAGGTCGGCCTTCAGCTGCGGCCGGATGTCCCGCAGCAGCGCGGTGGTCGCGGTGGTCAGGCCCGCCAGGGCGTCGATCGAGCCGCCGATCTGGTCGCGGTCGGCGGCAGTCGCGGCGACGAGGCGGTGCAACTGCCCGATCAGGTCGTCGACCTGGGTGTTGCGTTGGCCCACGTCGGACAGCACCGTGGCGAAGTTGTCGATGACCCGCCCGATCAGCTGGTCGCGATCCGCAAGATGCCCGGTCAGGTCCGAAGCGGTCTTCAGCAGGTTGACCAGGCTGCCGCCCTCGCCCTGCAGGACCGAGACGATCGAGGAGGCCAGCTTGTTGATGTCGTCCGGGGAGATCACCTCGAACAGCGGCTGGAAACCGTTGATGACCACGGTCAGGTCCAGGGCGTCCTCGGTGGCGGCCTGCGGGATCCTGGCCCCGGACGGCAGCGCGGTCGCCGCCCCGGTACCGGGCAGCAGCGCCAGGAACCGTTGCCCGATCAGGTTCTGGTAGCGGATCGCGATACGGGTGTTGTTGAGCACCGGTTGGCTGCGGTTGACCGTGAAGCCGACCTTCGCGACCGTGCCGTCGAGGCTGACGCTGTCGACCCGGCCGACCCGGACCCCCGCCACCCGCACGTTGTCACCGGAGTGCAGGCCGGAGGCGTCGTCGAACATCGCGGTGTAGTGGCTGGTCGACGAGCCGAGCGCGTTGGTCAGCGTGTTGTAGAGCAGTAGCGCGATCATCCCGGAGATCACCGCGAAGATCGCCAGCCGCACCGCTGAACCACGCACGGTCGCGGCCTTCACCGCCGCGCCTCCGTATGCCGGTGCCGGTTCGCCGTGGTGTACGCCGTCCCTACGGTTCGCTCGCTGCGCTCGCTCACCGCCGCGCCTCCGTGCGCCGGCGCCGGTTCGCCGTGGTGTACGCCGTCCCTACGGTTCGCTCGCTGCGCTCGCTCACCGGGCACCTGCTGACGCCGCGTCAGGAAGCCGCACGGTGGTGCCGCGCAACAGCGGACCGGCCAACAGGTAGCCGACGTCACCGAAGTCCTGCGGGTGGTCACCGACCAGTGAGGCGAGGATCTGACCCAGCACCAGTTTCTCGGCCACGCTGCCGACCGGGCCGATGCCGCCGTAGGTGACCCCGAGGGCGAGGTCGGCCGTCTTCGGGGCGGTCGTCGCCGCGCCGGAACAGTTCGGCCCGTTCAGGCCCGGGTACTTGGGGCAGTCGGCCGGCCCGTAGGCCGGCAACGGTGCGGAGCTGAGGAGCGCGTCCAGGCCGAACCGGCGGCCGTCGGTGACCGCCAGGCTGCCGAGGAACTTGCCGAGGTCGACGAAGCCGGTGGAGAACGCGTCCGGGTGGGCGCCCAGCGCGCCGAAGATCGCGCTGGTCTGGTGCGAGACCTGGATCAGGTTGTCCGCGTTGTTGTTCAGCAGGTCCTTGGCGTGCCCGGTCAGGCCGAGACCGCCGCCGAGCAGTTCGACGAACTGGGCCTCCCGGGAGATCAGCGTGCGCAGCAGCACCAGGGTGTCGTCGACCGAGCTGAACAGGGTCGGGGTCTGGGCAGCGAAGGTTTGCGCCAGCGAGGCGAACGCGGTCAGGTCGTGCTCGAGGGTCGGCAGTTCCGGCGCGAGCTGGCTCAGGTAGGTGTTGGACCGACCGATGACCGAGTTGATCTGATCGCCGCGGCCGTTCAACGCCTCGGCCAGCGCGCCCAACGCGGTGGCCAGCTTGGCCGGCTGCACCGCGGTGAGCACCCGGTACAGCTTCTGGAACACGTCGGACAGTTCGAGCGACTCCGCCGAGGTGTCCTCGGGGATCTGCACGCCGGAGTGGATGTGCGGCCCGGCGGCGGCCGGCGCGAGCAGTTCGACGAAGTCCTGACCGAACACGTTCGCGGGCAGGACCCGCGCGGTCACCCCGGCCGGTACCGAGGCGATGCGACCCGGGTCGATCAGCAGGTCTATGTCCGCCCCGGTCCGCCCGAGCACCCGGCGCACACCGGTGACCCGGCCGACGACCACCCCACGCAGCTTGACGTCCGACCCGGGCACCAGCGCGTCGCCGGCGTCATGTTGCACGGTGCGCACGCTCGCGCCGGAGGCGAAGGTTCCGGAGAACTCCGCGGCGACCAACGCGATCAGCCCGACGATGATGCCGAGCATCACCAGACCACGACCGGCCAGCGCACGGCGCGACGGCTCCCCGTAGGTCCGGA
The sequence above is a segment of the Sporichthyaceae bacterium genome. Coding sequences within it:
- a CDS encoding MCE family protein, coding for MNRAGLLAGGVALTTLAGCGPTIFDLPRPGGGVSGDTYEITAQFADALNLPDGAHVRVGGVEVGRVENISTHNFVADVRMRIPRKVVITDAATAQLRLTTPLGEGFVDIDPGKGPHQLTDGAVLATAATNTAASVEDMLAAASVLITGGGLGQLRTIAVELQKVIQGDHGDPRALLKSLNDTLSALDSRSADIDKTLVALDSLAGTLVNRKATLDAALRDAAPAAKLLADQTDKFSKLLSQLAQLGKVGDRVVKATSADIISALKSAQPVLDALISVSKDIGPTLSQLVTFGKFFDKATPGDYLSGDAQFSPSAIGVGTAGPDLSLHQMMRGRR
- a CDS encoding MCE family protein — protein: MTRVRRFLASLSARSIGAITVAIVVAMVAALFVPSGFALGKSTYHAELPEAGGLTTGDEVRVAGVPVGKVSDLRVTRAIVLADLRIDKNVHLGSATTAEVKVATLLGNHFLSLSPAGTGTLPKHTIPLANTTVPFEVQDIVAAGGTALEKLDGAKLQAALKVLADDFRNTPALTGQAFANIARLSDVVVKRRGELDTLIKDADAVTANLNLNRDTLVDLMKQASLILDAVAKRRAAITALLTESRDLAVQLTGLVRDNKATIGPMLAHLNVVLEVLKNNDAALNQIGILLGPAGRYFANSAGNGPYLDINGPDAIFPDSMLCGPQQKCVPNAGKK
- a CDS encoding MlaD family protein; the encoded protein is MKAATVRGSAVRLAIFAVISGMIALLLYNTLTNALGSSTSHYTAMFDDASGLHSGDNVRVAGVRVGRVDSVSLDGTVAKVGFTVNRSQPVLNNTRIAIRYQNLIGQRFLALLPGTGAATALPSGARIPQAATEDALDLTVVINGFQPLFEVISPDDINKLASSIVSVLQGEGGSLVNLLKTASDLTGHLADRDQLIGRVIDNFATVLSDVGQRNTQVDDLIGQLHRLVAATAADRDQIGGSIDALAGLTTATTALLRDIRPQLKADLTRLDSVAGTYAASATAFGQAVQGLPVALSSFTRIMQYGSWTNLYLCNVYYTFAGSKPQQFAASGSNSAVCK
- a CDS encoding MCE family protein, which translates into the protein MSATRRVRTYGEPSRRALAGRGLVMLGIIVGLIALVAAEFSGTFASGASVRTVQHDAGDALVPGSDVKLRGVVVGRVTGVRRVLGRTGADIDLLIDPGRIASVPAGVTARVLPANVFGQDFVELLAPAAAGPHIHSGVQIPEDTSAESLELSDVFQKLYRVLTAVQPAKLATALGALAEALNGRGDQINSVIGRSNTYLSQLAPELPTLEHDLTAFASLAQTFAAQTPTLFSSVDDTLVLLRTLISREAQFVELLGGGLGLTGHAKDLLNNNADNLIQVSHQTSAIFGALGAHPDAFSTGFVDLGKFLGSLAVTDGRRFGLDALLSSAPLPAYGPADCPKYPGLNGPNCSGAATTAPKTADLALGVTYGGIGPVGSVAEKLVLGQILASLVGDHPQDFGDVGYLLAGPLLRGTTVRLPDAASAGAR
- a CDS encoding MCE family protein gives rise to the protein MTRRQRVAASALTVAGLCLGTTACLPFVSDTMTISARFTESVGLFPGNRVDVLGVPIGRVTDVKPQGTSVLVRMSVPSDFKIPAGAQALIIPPSVITDRYVELTPAWTSGPTLTSGTEIPLARTRTPVEFDRIVRSLDTLSNSLNGDQATVAAIRDALHVGATNLKGNGSAIHQSIQGLSAALGTLAENSVNISGLIHSLDGLTAAFAQNDTTVRQFAKNVTAATQLLSDNGKNLNDTVSALATALGEVSSFVKSNQAAFGTTVGDLSNVLSVINAHKGALTEALDVLPLTFQNLAQAINPADHRMRANASAAANILNPVVAQQFCDSFGPFLCANAGKPIGSFSASWPHR